In a genomic window of Bacillus rossius redtenbacheri isolate Brsri chromosome 4 unlocalized genomic scaffold, Brsri_v3 Brsri_v3_scf4_2, whole genome shotgun sequence:
- the LOC134542168 gene encoding signal recognition particle 9 kDa protein isoform X2 — MTYIKSWEEFEKAAEQLYLRNPMKVRYMMKYVNKEGCLALKLTDDVICLQYKTEILQDLKKVEKLTNNLMRHMASKESVA; from the exons ATGACGTATATTAAATCATGGGAAGAATTTGAGAAAGCAGCTGAACAATTGTATTTGAGAAATCCAATGAAG GTACGATACATGATGAAGTATGTCAACAAGGAAGGCTGCCTTGCTCTGAAGCTAACTGATGATGTGATT TGCCTGCAGTACAAGACTGAGATACTCCAGGACCTGAAGAAAGTCGAGAAGCTGACTAACAACCTCATGCGACACATGGCCTCCAAAGAATCCGTCGCTTGA
- the LOC134542168 gene encoding signal recognition particle 9 kDa protein isoform X1, translated as MTYIKSWEEFEKAAEQLYLRNPMKVRYMMKYVNKEGCLALKLTDDVIGNHPLLWVVFQCLQYKTEILQDLKKVEKLTNNLMRHMASKESVA; from the exons ATGACGTATATTAAATCATGGGAAGAATTTGAGAAAGCAGCTGAACAATTGTATTTGAGAAATCCAATGAAG GTACGATACATGATGAAGTATGTCAACAAGGAAGGCTGCCTTGCTCTGAAGCTAACTGATGATGTGATT GGCAATCATCCTCTGCTCTGGGTTGTCTTCCAGTGCCTGCAGTACAAGACTGAGATACTCCAGGACCTGAAGAAAGTCGAGAAGCTGACTAACAACCTCATGCGACACATGGCCTCCAAAGAATCCGTCGCTTGA